A genome region from Marinobacter panjinensis includes the following:
- the bioF gene encoding 8-amino-7-oxononanoate synthase has product MRDFAAELERRKQAGLYRTRRLISGPQQPELVSDGVPLLSFCSNDYLGLASHPDIIRAAIDAMPHTGLGGAASHLICGHHDGHHQLEIRLAAFTGRSSALFFSTGYMANMGVISALAGRGDTIFSDRLNHASIIDGCILSRARVRRYPHGDMEALADMLATTGGHKLVVTDGVFSMDGDIAPLKELAALCRAHDALLVVDDAHGVGVLGPQGRGSIAELGLSEEDVPILIGTLGKAVGTSGAFVAGPKLLMDYLVQKARTYIYTTAMPPAIALATCASLDLIEKEDSRRSHLRALIRAFRLGASALGYELMPSRTPIQPIMVGDNWSALALSQALEQKGLMVTAIRPPTVPDGEARLRVTFSAAHSIADLEKLLTALAECRPLLKRPSAEVV; this is encoded by the coding sequence ATGCGTGATTTTGCGGCCGAGCTTGAGAGACGGAAACAGGCGGGGCTTTACCGCACCCGCCGGCTGATCAGTGGGCCCCAGCAACCCGAACTGGTTTCTGACGGTGTACCGCTGTTGTCTTTCTGCAGTAACGACTATCTGGGGCTTGCCAGCCACCCTGACATTATCCGAGCCGCTATCGATGCCATGCCTCACACCGGTCTGGGTGGGGCGGCGTCCCACCTGATCTGTGGTCATCACGACGGGCACCACCAACTGGAAATCCGTCTGGCGGCGTTTACCGGTCGCAGCTCGGCGTTGTTCTTCTCCACCGGCTACATGGCCAATATGGGTGTGATATCCGCATTGGCCGGCCGTGGCGACACCATCTTTTCAGATCGCCTTAACCATGCCTCGATCATTGATGGCTGTATCCTCAGCCGTGCAAGGGTTCGACGTTATCCTCACGGAGATATGGAAGCACTGGCGGATATGCTGGCCACCACCGGTGGTCACAAGCTGGTGGTGACAGACGGCGTGTTCAGCATGGACGGAGACATCGCGCCCCTGAAGGAGCTTGCGGCTTTGTGCAGAGCGCACGATGCACTATTGGTGGTGGATGATGCCCATGGCGTGGGTGTGCTTGGCCCCCAGGGACGGGGCAGTATTGCAGAGCTGGGGTTATCGGAAGAGGATGTACCAATACTGATCGGGACCCTCGGCAAGGCAGTCGGCACCAGCGGAGCCTTCGTGGCGGGCCCGAAACTGCTGATGGATTATCTGGTGCAGAAGGCCCGCACCTATATCTACACAACAGCCATGCCCCCGGCCATTGCTCTGGCGACCTGCGCCAGTCTTGATCTGATCGAGAAGGAGGATAGCCGCCGCAGTCATCTGCGGGCGCTGATACGTGCCTTCCGCCTGGGCGCCTCTGCGCTGGGCTATGAACTGATGCCGTCCCGCACTCCGATACAGCCGATCATGGTTGGCGACAACTGGTCCGCGCTTGCCCTGAGCCAGGCTCTGGAACAGAAAGGCCTGATGGTGACAGCCATCAGGCCGCCTACGGTTCCGGATGGTGAGGCCCGTTTGCGGGTGACGTTCAGTGCGGCCCATTCAATAGCGGATCTGGAAAAGCTGCTGACCGCACTGGCGGAGTGTCGCCCACTGTTAAAACGGCCGTCTGCCGAGGTCGTATGA
- the bioB gene encoding biotin synthase BioB encodes MTATALSTTPRHDWTMQEARALFELPFNDLVFRAQSVHREHFDPNEVQISTLLSIKTGACPEDCKYCPQSGHYNTGLEKEKLLEIEKVVAEAKAAKAKGASRFCMGAAWRSPSKKDMGYVVDMVRQVKSLGLETCMTLGMLQQEQADELASAGLDYYNHNLDTSEKYYSHIITTRTYQDRLDTLENVRNAGMKVCCGGIVGMGEDPDDRVGLLVQLANLPHHPESVPVNMLVKVPGTPMEDVEDLDPFDFIRTIAVARIMMPASHVRLSAGRENMNEQMQSLCFLAGANSIFYGEKLLTTSNPEADADRELFNRLGIRPEEREQACSEQEAEEAITEAVEYEQTRHMFYDATRESA; translated from the coding sequence ATGACTGCCACCGCGCTCTCCACCACACCCCGCCACGACTGGACCATGCAGGAAGCCCGCGCACTGTTCGAGCTTCCGTTCAACGATCTGGTGTTCCGTGCCCAGAGCGTCCACCGTGAGCATTTTGACCCCAACGAGGTTCAGATCAGCACGCTGCTGTCGATCAAGACCGGTGCCTGTCCGGAGGACTGCAAGTACTGCCCACAGAGCGGCCATTACAACACCGGTCTGGAAAAGGAAAAGCTTCTGGAGATCGAAAAAGTGGTTGCCGAAGCGAAGGCAGCCAAGGCAAAAGGCGCCTCCCGCTTCTGCATGGGTGCAGCCTGGCGCAGCCCTTCGAAGAAGGATATGGGCTACGTGGTGGACATGGTGCGCCAGGTGAAATCCTTGGGCCTGGAAACCTGTATGACCCTTGGCATGCTGCAACAGGAGCAGGCGGATGAGCTGGCCAGTGCCGGGCTGGATTACTACAACCACAACCTCGATACATCCGAGAAGTACTACAGCCACATCATTACCACCCGCACTTACCAGGATCGGCTGGATACCCTGGAAAATGTTCGCAATGCCGGTATGAAAGTCTGTTGCGGCGGCATAGTCGGCATGGGAGAAGACCCGGATGACCGGGTGGGCCTGCTGGTGCAACTGGCAAATCTGCCTCATCATCCGGAAAGTGTGCCGGTAAACATGCTGGTGAAGGTGCCGGGTACGCCGATGGAAGATGTGGAAGACCTGGACCCGTTCGACTTTATTCGCACCATTGCGGTTGCCCGCATCATGATGCCGGCCTCCCACGTGCGTCTGTCTGCGGGCCGGGAGAACATGAATGAGCAGATGCAGTCCCTGTGTTTCCTGGCGGGCGCCAATTCGATTTTCTATGGCGAGAAGCTGCTGACTACCTCAAATCCCGAGGCCGATGCGGACCGTGAGCTGTTTAACCGTCTGGGTATTCGTCCTGAAGAGCGGGAGCAGGCCTGCTCGGAACAGGAAGCGGAAGAAGCCATCACCGAGGCCGTGGAATACGAGCAGACCCGCCACATGTTCTACGACGCCACCCGCGAATCCGCGTAA
- a CDS encoding ComF family protein, which translates to MKQMIKGLRSLSTLLTPKVNSKEWIHGSVRDLRGLLPSGGGQCVACLSPDAHFGLCAPCRQDLPANRWHCRCCALPLAFAGDQTLCGQCLQDLPPFSRVIAPWRYRFPVDSMIQRYKYNGQRVFARPLIHDFTDHLVSILDASPEHRPDLLVASPMHPARRRKRGFNQAADIAEQISKRSGIPWTTDLVTRNRRTRPQRGLNREERQANLRGIYRVASTPPSSIAIVDDVVTTGATARSLTEALLAAGAADVQVWALARTPG; encoded by the coding sequence ATGAAACAGATGATAAAGGGACTGAGATCGCTGTCAACCTTGTTAACACCAAAGGTTAACAGCAAAGAATGGATTCACGGCTCTGTACGAGATCTTCGAGGCCTTCTGCCTTCCGGTGGCGGACAGTGTGTCGCGTGCCTGTCGCCTGATGCCCACTTCGGACTTTGCGCTCCCTGCCGCCAGGACTTGCCCGCCAATCGCTGGCATTGCCGCTGCTGCGCCCTGCCCCTGGCATTCGCCGGCGATCAGACACTCTGCGGCCAGTGCCTGCAGGATTTACCACCGTTCAGTCGTGTGATAGCACCCTGGCGGTACCGCTTCCCCGTCGACAGCATGATCCAGCGCTACAAATATAACGGCCAGCGTGTGTTTGCCCGTCCGCTGATCCATGACTTTACAGACCATCTGGTGTCGATTCTGGATGCCAGTCCGGAGCACAGGCCGGATTTGCTGGTAGCCAGCCCGATGCACCCGGCCCGTCGTCGCAAGCGGGGATTCAACCAGGCAGCGGATATTGCCGAGCAGATCAGCAAGCGGTCAGGCATACCCTGGACCACCGATCTCGTCACCCGTAATCGTCGAACCCGGCCCCAGCGGGGCCTGAACCGGGAAGAACGGCAGGCCAACCTGCGGGGCATTTACCGGGTTGCGTCCACTCCGCCTTCAAGTATTGCCATTGTTGATGATGTCGTGACCACTGGCGCCACCGCACGGAGCCTGACGGAAGCCTTGCTGGCAGCTGGCGCGGCGGATGTTCAGGTGTGGGCACTGGCAAGGACCCCGGGGTAG
- a CDS encoding NAD(P)/FAD-dependent oxidoreductase: MTDREILQADTVVIGAGIVGLAVARQLAMQGNEVLVLEANGHFGEGLSSRNSEVIHAGIYYPEDSVKARLCVRGRHLLYDFCRQRHIGHRKTGKWIVARGQVQQDKLVSIARQAERNGVVLQRVGRDVLQAELPGAVADEALYSPETGIVDSHGVMLALLGDLEDLGGQLVCHAPVERAVISGGQHCLRVGGQAPCELVARRVVNSAGLDAVALASRWEGVPEAMVPQQWLARGVYFSYSGRHPFRSLIYPVPEPGGLGVHLTLDLAGQARFGPDVEWIEQVDFSVDPGRVRAFADSVQQWWPDLDESRLQPAYAGIRPKLTGPDGGFADFRIDGETDHGVPGLVHLFGIESPGLTACLAIAEEVAEKLGE, encoded by the coding sequence ATGACGGACAGGGAAATACTCCAGGCAGATACGGTCGTGATCGGCGCCGGCATTGTCGGCCTTGCCGTCGCCAGGCAACTGGCGATGCAGGGTAACGAGGTGCTGGTACTGGAAGCCAATGGGCACTTCGGTGAGGGACTGTCATCCCGTAACAGTGAGGTTATCCATGCCGGCATCTATTATCCTGAGGACTCCGTCAAGGCGAGATTGTGCGTTCGGGGCCGACATTTGCTCTATGACTTCTGCCGTCAGCGCCACATCGGACACCGTAAAACCGGCAAGTGGATTGTCGCCCGGGGCCAGGTGCAACAGGACAAGCTCGTTAGTATAGCCCGGCAGGCCGAGCGCAACGGTGTTGTACTGCAAAGGGTGGGCCGCGACGTGTTGCAGGCGGAGCTGCCAGGGGCCGTTGCCGATGAGGCGCTGTATTCTCCGGAGACCGGTATTGTGGATAGTCATGGGGTGATGCTGGCGTTGCTGGGAGACCTTGAGGACCTTGGCGGTCAGCTTGTCTGTCACGCACCGGTGGAGCGTGCTGTCATCAGTGGCGGCCAACACTGCCTGCGGGTAGGCGGTCAGGCGCCGTGCGAGCTGGTTGCCCGGCGTGTGGTGAACTCCGCGGGCCTCGATGCGGTTGCGCTGGCGTCCCGCTGGGAAGGCGTCCCTGAGGCAATGGTGCCGCAACAGTGGCTGGCGCGCGGGGTTTATTTCAGCTACTCCGGTCGACATCCCTTCAGGTCCCTCATCTATCCGGTGCCAGAGCCGGGCGGCCTGGGCGTTCACCTGACTCTGGATCTCGCCGGCCAGGCTCGGTTCGGGCCGGATGTGGAGTGGATAGAGCAGGTGGATTTCTCGGTAGATCCGGGCCGGGTGCGAGCGTTTGCTGACAGTGTTCAGCAATGGTGGCCGGACCTGGATGAAAGCCGTCTGCAACCTGCCTATGCCGGCATCCGCCCCAAACTGACCGGGCCGGATGGCGGGTTTGCGGATTTCCGTATCGATGGTGAGACAGACCATGGTGTTCCCGGACTGGTGCACCTGTTTGGCATTGAGTCTCCCGGTTTGACAGCATGCCTGGCGATTGCCGAAGAGGTGGCTGAAAAATTGGGCGAGTGA
- a CDS encoding serine/threonine protein kinase, protein MTEISSHPYDNLKPDKILDAMEDAGFIVNGRLFALNSYENRVYQIGIEDKPPVITKFYRPGRWSEAQIREEHEFTAQLLAADIPVVAPMVMPSGDTLGRCDDFLFAVFPQRGGQAPDTSVTDTLYRLGQWLGQLHNIGDTASFTHRPVMSVLSGIEKSNRFLTDNRWVPDDLRPAWDSLIPDLVDHCARRIDDAGEVHSLRLHGDCHGGNILCREEQMLFVDLDDCRTGPAIQDLWLLLNGDDIERGQQFGELLEGYEMFREFNRRERHLIEPLRCYRQISHCTWLAKRWDDPAFPRFFPWFAQPRFWSDQILSLREQLAALQAPSINVPGQY, encoded by the coding sequence ATGACCGAGATCTCGAGCCATCCCTACGACAATCTAAAACCAGACAAGATCCTGGATGCCATGGAGGATGCGGGGTTCATCGTTAATGGCCGGCTGTTTGCCCTGAACAGCTATGAAAACCGTGTTTACCAGATCGGTATTGAAGACAAGCCACCGGTGATTACCAAGTTCTACCGCCCAGGACGCTGGAGCGAAGCCCAGATCCGCGAAGAGCATGAGTTTACCGCGCAACTGCTGGCCGCCGACATTCCCGTGGTAGCGCCCATGGTGATGCCGTCCGGTGATACCCTTGGCCGCTGCGATGACTTCCTATTCGCCGTTTTCCCCCAGCGGGGCGGACAGGCCCCGGATACCAGTGTCACCGACACTCTCTATCGCCTTGGCCAGTGGCTGGGGCAGTTGCACAATATCGGTGATACCGCCAGCTTCACCCACCGACCCGTTATGTCCGTACTCTCCGGCATTGAGAAGAGCAACCGGTTTCTGACGGACAACCGTTGGGTACCCGATGACCTTCGCCCGGCCTGGGATTCGCTGATTCCCGACCTGGTGGACCATTGCGCCCGCCGCATCGACGACGCCGGTGAGGTTCATTCCCTGCGACTGCACGGCGACTGCCATGGCGGCAATATCCTTTGTCGTGAAGAGCAGATGCTGTTTGTGGACCTGGACGATTGCCGCACCGGACCCGCCATCCAGGATCTCTGGCTGTTGCTGAACGGAGACGATATCGAGCGCGGTCAGCAGTTTGGCGAATTGCTGGAAGGCTATGAGATGTTCCGGGAGTTCAATCGCCGGGAGCGTCACCTGATCGAACCCCTGCGCTGTTACCGGCAGATATCCCACTGCACCTGGCTGGCCAAGCGCTGGGACGATCCCGCCTTCCCGCGTTTCTTCCCCTGGTTCGCCCAGCCCCGTTTCTGGTCCGACCAGATCCTGTCGCTACGGGAACAACTCGCGGCACTGCAAGCCCCTTCCATTAATGTTCCCGGCCAGTACTGA
- a CDS encoding kinase, whose protein sequence is MSQSEARFTVRSLIATAIGTIIATVIVLEASGKIDHSDNKDHVPVGEFEAIHITPGEDFRMSPKSSELHAVCEQGYLAIAADVDPDFRGILVDYKNRGVRCSRRPAPVHSQPVQEGQEPANNE, encoded by the coding sequence ATGAGCCAGAGTGAGGCCAGATTCACGGTACGCAGCCTGATTGCGACAGCTATTGGCACCATTATCGCGACCGTCATCGTGCTGGAGGCCAGCGGCAAGATTGATCACTCGGACAATAAGGATCATGTGCCGGTGGGTGAATTTGAGGCAATTCACATCACACCCGGGGAAGACTTCCGCATGTCGCCCAAGTCTTCGGAGCTTCACGCCGTCTGTGAACAGGGTTATCTGGCCATTGCCGCTGATGTGGACCCTGACTTCCGCGGCATTCTCGTCGATTACAAGAACCGGGGTGTCCGCTGCAGCCGTAGGCCCGCTCCGGTGCACAGCCAGCCCGTCCAGGAAGGGCAGGAGCCGGCGAACAATGAGTGA
- the cmoA gene encoding carboxy-S-adenosyl-L-methionine synthase CmoA codes for MSDSNKKPGQALDRLFASERETEDFRFDTSVARVFPDMIRRSVPGYTTIIPMIEVITEQYARPGSHCFDLGCSLGASTLAMRHGIGDRDCTLTGVDNSAAMIERCEHYIALDDHPLPVSLRCEDILDTFIDKASVTTLNFTLQFVAPESRGELMKRIADATLPGGVLILSEKIRFESEAEQAIQTQLHHEFKRANGYSDLEISQKRSALEQVLIPETLAEHRQRLTEAGFDRVLVWYQCFNFVSMLAIKSP; via the coding sequence ATGAGTGACAGCAACAAAAAACCGGGGCAAGCACTGGACCGGCTGTTTGCCAGCGAGCGTGAAACCGAAGATTTCCGTTTCGATACGTCGGTAGCGCGGGTATTCCCGGACATGATCCGCCGCTCCGTGCCAGGCTATACCACCATAATTCCGATGATCGAAGTCATTACCGAGCAATACGCCCGCCCCGGCAGCCACTGTTTTGACCTGGGCTGTTCCCTGGGCGCCTCCACCCTGGCGATGCGCCACGGTATTGGTGACCGGGATTGCACCCTGACGGGCGTGGACAACTCTGCCGCCATGATCGAACGCTGTGAACACTACATTGCTCTGGATGACCATCCCTTGCCCGTGTCCCTGCGCTGCGAAGATATTCTGGACACTTTTATCGACAAGGCTTCGGTCACCACCCTGAATTTCACCCTGCAGTTCGTAGCGCCGGAAAGCCGCGGAGAACTGATGAAACGCATTGCCGATGCCACCCTGCCCGGAGGCGTGCTGATCCTCTCCGAGAAAATCCGCTTTGAATCCGAGGCGGAACAGGCGATACAGACGCAATTGCATCACGAGTTCAAGCGGGCCAACGGCTACTCCGACCTGGAGATCAGCCAGAAGCGGTCCGCCCTGGAGCAGGTGCTGATTCCCGAAACGCTGGCGGAGCACCGGCAACGGCTGACGGAGGCGGGTTTCGATCGGGTACTGGTGTGGTATCAGTGCTTCAATTTTGTGTCCATGCTCGCCATCAAATCGCCCTGA
- the cmoB gene encoding tRNA 5-methoxyuridine(34)/uridine 5-oxyacetic acid(34) synthase CmoB → MTTFDWKGCFASLFDDLDSRGLAHWRTLLQQQLHKRFDENPHGDIARWMRALDTLPEISAVQADLNRSAITLSTEQPLPTDTTAQLEQGLRGLMPWRKGPFDVFGTYIDTEWRSDWKWDRVSPYLSDLSGRQILDVGCGSGYHCWRMLGEGAGRVIGIDPGLLFLFQFLGVKQYVGPEQRIDLLPIRMEDLPAKLEAFDTTFSMGVLYHRRSPLDHLLELKDTLRPGGELVLETLIADGPEGYSLMPEDRYGQMRNVWFLPSCDTLLRWLDRTGFRNARVVDVTETTTEEQRSTDWMRFQSLQDFLDPEDPTKTIEGYPGPKRATVIADKP, encoded by the coding sequence ATGACGACTTTCGACTGGAAGGGGTGCTTTGCCTCACTGTTTGATGACCTCGACAGCCGCGGGCTCGCACACTGGCGAACCCTGCTACAGCAGCAACTTCACAAACGCTTTGATGAAAACCCTCACGGCGATATCGCACGCTGGATGCGGGCGCTGGATACATTGCCAGAGATTTCCGCGGTGCAGGCGGACCTCAACCGCTCAGCCATTACCCTGAGCACGGAGCAGCCGCTGCCCACAGATACCACCGCACAGCTCGAACAGGGGCTGCGTGGGCTCATGCCGTGGCGCAAGGGCCCATTCGATGTCTTTGGCACCTATATCGATACCGAGTGGCGTTCCGACTGGAAATGGGACCGGGTATCGCCCTACCTGTCGGACCTGAGCGGCCGCCAGATACTGGATGTGGGGTGTGGTTCCGGCTATCACTGCTGGCGAATGCTGGGAGAAGGTGCCGGGCGGGTCATCGGTATAGATCCCGGGCTCCTGTTCCTGTTCCAGTTTCTGGGCGTCAAACAGTACGTGGGGCCGGAGCAGCGCATCGACCTGCTGCCCATCCGCATGGAGGACCTGCCGGCAAAACTGGAGGCTTTCGATACCACCTTTTCGATGGGCGTGCTCTATCACCGACGCTCACCGCTGGACCACTTGCTGGAACTGAAAGACACCCTTCGCCCGGGCGGCGAACTGGTGTTGGAAACACTGATTGCGGATGGACCGGAGGGCTATAGCCTGATGCCCGAGGACCGCTACGGCCAGATGCGGAATGTGTGGTTCCTGCCCAGCTGCGATACGCTGCTGCGATGGCTGGACCGGACCGGTTTTCGCAATGCCCGCGTGGTGGACGTGACAGAAACCACCACCGAAGAGCAGCGCAGTACGGACTGGATGCGCTTCCAGTCACTACAGGACTTCCTGGACCCGGAGGACCCGACGAAAACTATTGAGGGCTATCCGGGACCGAAAAGGGCGACGGTTATCGCGGACAAGCCCTGA
- a CDS encoding adenylosuccinate synthase: MGKNVVVLGTQWGDEGKGKIVDLLTDKVAAVVRFQGGHNAGHTLVIEGKKTALHLIPSGILRKNVQCLIGNGVVLSPEALLKEVRELEGNGVAVRDRLKISLACPIILKTHVRIDQARERARGVDKIGTTGRGIGPAYEDKVSRRGVRVGDLCDPQSFKEKLQEIVSYHNFVLTEYFREEPEDIDQAFAELMSMGEEILPMSADVTDILHDLRKRGEHILFEGAQGSLLDIDLGTYPYVTSSNTTAGGTATGTGFGPLFLDYVLGITKAYTTRVGSGPFPTELFDDMGQHLAVKGNEIGTTTGRSRRCGWFDAVALRHAIQINSVSGICLTKLDVLDGMDTVKVCIGYKTPKGEITRPPIGCDTYKDIEPLFAELPGWKESTVGLTGLDQLPENAKAYIRFLEEQIEAPIDIISTGPDRVETIILRHPFGE; this comes from the coding sequence ATGGGTAAAAACGTTGTAGTACTGGGCACCCAATGGGGTGACGAAGGAAAAGGCAAGATTGTTGACCTGCTGACCGATAAGGTCGCTGCCGTGGTGCGTTTTCAGGGCGGGCACAATGCCGGTCACACACTGGTTATTGAAGGCAAGAAAACAGCCCTTCACCTGATCCCTTCCGGTATCCTGCGCAAAAATGTCCAGTGCCTGATTGGTAACGGCGTGGTTCTCTCTCCGGAAGCGCTGCTGAAGGAAGTCCGGGAACTCGAGGGCAACGGTGTTGCTGTGCGTGACCGGCTCAAGATCAGCCTCGCCTGCCCCATCATCCTCAAGACCCACGTTCGAATTGATCAGGCCAGGGAGCGTGCGCGAGGTGTCGACAAGATCGGCACTACCGGCCGCGGCATTGGTCCGGCTTATGAAGACAAGGTTTCCCGTCGAGGGGTTCGCGTTGGCGACCTGTGCGATCCGCAAAGCTTCAAAGAGAAGCTGCAGGAAATCGTGTCCTACCACAATTTCGTGCTGACCGAGTATTTCCGGGAAGAGCCGGAAGACATTGACCAGGCGTTTGCCGAGCTGATGTCCATGGGCGAGGAAATTCTGCCGATGTCCGCCGATGTGACGGATATCCTCCATGATTTGCGCAAGCGCGGTGAACACATCCTGTTCGAGGGCGCCCAGGGCTCACTACTGGATATAGACCTGGGTACCTATCCGTATGTCACATCCTCGAACACCACAGCCGGCGGTACCGCGACCGGAACCGGTTTCGGACCGCTGTTCCTGGATTATGTACTGGGTATCACCAAGGCCTACACCACGCGTGTTGGATCCGGCCCGTTCCCGACCGAACTGTTTGACGACATGGGCCAGCATCTGGCTGTAAAGGGTAATGAAATCGGCACCACCACTGGCCGTTCACGTCGTTGTGGCTGGTTTGACGCCGTCGCGCTGCGCCATGCCATCCAGATCAACAGCGTATCGGGCATCTGCCTGACCAAGCTGGACGTGCTGGATGGCATGGATACCGTGAAGGTATGTATCGGCTACAAGACACCCAAGGGTGAAATCACTCGTCCACCCATCGGGTGTGACACCTACAAAGATATCGAGCCGTTATTTGCCGAGCTGCCAGGCTGGAAGGAGAGCACGGTAGGGCTGACCGGCCTGGACCAGTTGCCGGAGAACGCCAAGGCCTATATCCGGTTCCTGGAAGAGCAGATCGAGGCGCCCATCGATATTATCTCCACCGGCCCTGACCGAGTCGAAACCATCATACTCCGCCATCCCTTCGGCGAGTAA
- a CDS encoding ATP phosphoribosyltransferase regulatory subunit, with translation MTVSDRWLLPDGVEDILPPLAGQIESLRRDVMDTCQHWGYQLVIPPLIEYLESLFTGTGHDLELQTFKLTDQLTGRMMGLRADMTPQAARIDAHTLGQEGITRLCYAGHVLHTRPRHMLTGRTPIQAGCELFGSASESADMEVISLMLETLRLSGLPRIHLDLAHVAIYESLVGEAGFDRDTGAAIFDAMARKSVPELDELLGDCAPGSAGSMLRELARVSGGREALAEARRILEGAPKPLVQALEQLERVAEMLAANYPEVSFGFDFCELRGYNYHTGLVFAAYVPGHGDAVAKGGRYDSIGSDFGRARPATGFSLDIRALVSLGQRIRPAGKAIWAPAEQDPALGGVISGLRMTETVVRALPEDEGVDPRSRNCDRVLVKRDGQWVVEQLG, from the coding sequence ATGACAGTATCTGACCGCTGGCTACTGCCGGATGGCGTGGAAGATATCCTTCCGCCACTGGCTGGACAGATTGAATCCCTGCGCCGGGACGTAATGGATACCTGCCAGCACTGGGGCTACCAGCTGGTTATCCCGCCGCTGATCGAATACCTGGAATCGCTGTTTACCGGCACCGGACACGATCTGGAACTCCAGACCTTCAAGCTCACTGACCAGCTTACCGGGCGGATGATGGGGCTGCGGGCAGACATGACGCCCCAGGCAGCGCGTATTGATGCCCATACCCTGGGCCAGGAGGGGATTACCCGACTCTGTTACGCCGGCCACGTCCTGCACACCCGACCGCGCCATATGTTGACTGGCCGCACGCCCATCCAGGCCGGCTGCGAACTGTTTGGCAGTGCTTCTGAATCGGCAGACATGGAAGTGATCAGCCTGATGCTGGAAACCCTGCGGCTCTCCGGCCTGCCGCGGATCCACCTGGATCTGGCCCATGTAGCGATCTACGAGTCTCTGGTAGGCGAAGCTGGATTTGACCGTGATACCGGGGCGGCCATCTTCGATGCCATGGCGCGGAAATCGGTACCTGAGCTGGACGAACTGTTGGGCGATTGTGCGCCGGGTTCCGCCGGAAGCATGCTCAGGGAACTGGCACGGGTCAGTGGTGGGCGAGAGGCACTTGCCGAGGCCAGGCGCATTCTTGAAGGTGCACCAAAGCCGCTTGTTCAGGCCCTCGAACAATTGGAGCGGGTGGCGGAGATGCTGGCCGCCAACTACCCGGAGGTGAGCTTCGGTTTCGATTTCTGTGAACTTCGCGGCTACAACTACCACACGGGCCTGGTCTTTGCGGCTTATGTGCCCGGCCACGGCGATGCGGTCGCCAAAGGTGGCCGGTATGATTCTATCGGCAGTGATTTTGGCCGCGCACGCCCGGCCACCGGGTTCAGCCTGGACATCCGCGCCCTGGTCTCCCTGGGACAGCGTATCCGGCCAGCAGGCAAAGCAATCTGGGCCCCGGCAGAGCAGGATCCCGCCCTTGGCGGCGTTATCTCCGGGTTGCGAATGACTGAAACCGTTGTCAGGGCCTTGCCTGAGGACGAAGGCGTTGATCCGCGGTCCCGCAATTGCGACCGGGTTCTGGTAAAGCGTGACGGCCAGTGGGTCGTAGAGCAGCTGGGCTGA
- the hflC gene encoding protease modulator HflC, translating to MGPKSIAGLAGALIVVLVALSSVYIIPETHRGVLLRFGELIQTDIEAGLHFKVPVIDQVREFDVRLLTTDLPSRQYLTIEKKPLDVDSYIAWKIRDVDQFYRATGGDEYRASELLMSRVDNGLRDEFGVRTMVEVVSGQRDELMIALTERVNETAQNEFGIRVVDIRVKAIEFPGQVSQNVYRRMATEREKLAQEFRSRGRELAEGIRADADRQRTIVLAEAFAKAEEMRGEGDAQAAQIYADAYGSDSEFYSFYRSLEAYQNTFANEDDIMVIDTDSEFLRYLKDPQGSR from the coding sequence ATGGGACCCAAAAGCATTGCGGGCCTTGCAGGCGCCCTGATCGTCGTGCTTGTAGCGCTATCCAGCGTGTACATTATTCCGGAGACCCATCGTGGAGTGTTGCTTCGGTTCGGTGAGTTGATCCAAACGGACATCGAGGCGGGCCTTCACTTCAAGGTGCCGGTGATCGATCAGGTGCGGGAATTCGATGTCCGGCTGCTGACCACTGACTTGCCGTCGCGTCAGTACCTGACCATCGAGAAAAAGCCACTGGATGTGGACTCCTACATTGCCTGGAAAATCCGCGATGTGGATCAGTTCTATCGGGCCACCGGTGGCGACGAATACCGTGCGTCTGAACTTCTGATGTCCCGGGTGGACAACGGGCTGCGTGATGAATTCGGTGTGCGCACCATGGTTGAGGTGGTTTCCGGTCAGCGTGATGAATTGATGATAGCGCTGACGGAGCGCGTCAACGAAACGGCGCAGAACGAATTCGGTATTCGGGTGGTGGATATCCGCGTCAAGGCCATCGAGTTTCCGGGGCAGGTGAGTCAGAACGTTTATCGTCGTATGGCCACTGAGCGTGAGAAGCTGGCGCAGGAATTCCGCTCCCGCGGTCGCGAGCTCGCCGAAGGCATCCGCGCCGATGCGGATCGTCAACGCACGATCGTTCTGGCTGAGGCGTTTGCCAAGGCAGAAGAAATGCGTGGTGAAGGTGATGCCCAGGCAGCCCAGATCTATGCCGATGCCTATGGTTCAGACAGCGAGTTCTATAGCTTCTATCGCAGCCTTGAAGCCTATCAGAACACGTTTGCGAACGAAGACGACATCATGGTTATCGACACTGACAGTGAGTTCCTCAGGTACCTGAAGGATCCACAGGGAAGCCGCTGA